In Xyrauchen texanus isolate HMW12.3.18 chromosome 23, RBS_HiC_50CHRs, whole genome shotgun sequence, a genomic segment contains:
- the chrnb3b gene encoding neuronal acetylcholine receptor subunit beta-3b isoform X1 — MTLTVIGLFTLFTNIITSTPASKEFVSLAEKEDALLRDLFQGYQRWVRPVLHANHSVKVRFGLKISQLVDVDEKNQLMTTNVWLWEEWVDYKLRWNPEHYGGITSIRVPSESIWLPDIVLYENADGRFEGSLMTKAIVKYNGMITWTPPASYKSACTMDVTFFPFDRQNCSMKFGSWTYDGNMVDLVLVNQQVDRSDFFDNGEWEILSATGVKGSRRDVHLSYPYITYSFILKRLPLFYTLFLIIPCLGLSFLTVLVFYLPSDEGEKVSLSTSVLVSLTVFLLVIEEIIPSSSKVIPLIGEYLLFIMIFVTLSIIVTVFVINVHHRSSSTYHPMSPWVRSLFLQRLPHFLCMRGNTERYHYPEMEPHSPDLKPRKKKESGPEGDGQALINMLEQATNSVRYISQHIKKEHFIREVVQDWKFVAQVLDRIFLWAFLTVSVLGTVLIFTPALKMFLHTPPPSP; from the exons CATCCAAAGAGTTTGTATCTCTGGCAGAGAAAGAAGATGCTCTACTCCGGGACTTGTTTCAGGGATACCAGCGCTGGGTCAGGCCTGTTCTGCATGCAAACCACTCTGTGAAAGTCCGATTTGGCTTAAAGATATCTCAGCTAGTCGATGTG GATGAGAAAAACCAACTCATGACCACTAATGTGTGGCTATGGGAG GAATGGGTGGATTATAAACTACGTTGGAACCCTGAGCATTATGGTGGCATCACCTCTATCCGAGTCCCATCTGAGAGCATCTGGCTCCCTGACATTGTTTTATATGAGAA TGCTGATGGACGTTTTGAAGGCTCACTTATGACCAAGGCCATAGTGAAGTATAATGGCATGATCACTTGGACACCTCCTGCCAGCTACAAGTCAGCCTGCACCAtggatgtgactttctttccatTTGATCGGCAGAACTGCTCGATGAAGTTTGGCTCCTGGACGTATGATGGAAACATGGTTGACCTTGTCCTGGTCAACCAGCAGGTGGACCGAAGCGACTTCTTTGATAACGGCGAATGGGAGATTCTCAGTGCCACAGGTGTCAAAGGCAGCCGACGAGATGTCCACCTGTCCTACCCCTACATCACATATTCGTTCATCCTGAAACGACTCCCTCTCTTCTACACACTGTTTCTTATTATTCCTTGCCTGGGCTTGTCCTTCCTCACAGTGCTGGTCTTCTACCTTCCCTCTGATGAAGGAGAGAAAGTGTCTCTCTCCACCTCTGTCCTGGTGTCACTCACTGTCTTCCTCCTGGTCATCGAAGAGATCATCCCTTCTTCCTCAAAGGTCATTCCGCTGATTGGGGAGTACCTGCTGTTTATCATGATCTTTGTCACTTTGTCCATCATTGTGACAGTTTTTGTAATAAATGTCCACCACCGCTCCTCCTCCACTTACCACCCTATGTCTCCATGGGTGCGTTCACTGTTCCTCCAGCGGCTGCCTCATTTCCTCTGCATGAGGGGGAACACTGAACGCTACCACTACCCAGAGATGGAGCCCCACAGCCCTGACCTCAAGCCCCGCAAAAAGAAAGAGTCTGGCCCTGAGGGAGATGGTCAAGCTCTGATCAATATGCTGGAGCAAGCCACCAACTCTGTTCGCTACATCTCACAGCACATTAAGAAGGAGCATTTCATTAGAGAG GTCGTACAGGACTGGAAGTTTGTGGCGCAGGTGCTGGACAGGATCTTTCTCTGGGCATTCCTCACTGTGTCTGTACTGGGCACCGTCCTCATCTTCACACCTGCCCTGAAGATGTTCCTGCACACCCCCCCTCCTTCCCCATGA
- the chrnb3b gene encoding neuronal acetylcholine receptor subunit beta-3b isoform X2 yields MTTNVWLWEEWVDYKLRWNPEHYGGITSIRVPSESIWLPDIVLYENADGRFEGSLMTKAIVKYNGMITWTPPASYKSACTMDVTFFPFDRQNCSMKFGSWTYDGNMVDLVLVNQQVDRSDFFDNGEWEILSATGVKGSRRDVHLSYPYITYSFILKRLPLFYTLFLIIPCLGLSFLTVLVFYLPSDEGEKVSLSTSVLVSLTVFLLVIEEIIPSSSKVIPLIGEYLLFIMIFVTLSIIVTVFVINVHHRSSSTYHPMSPWVRSLFLQRLPHFLCMRGNTERYHYPEMEPHSPDLKPRKKKESGPEGDGQALINMLEQATNSVRYISQHIKKEHFIREVVQDWKFVAQVLDRIFLWAFLTVSVLGTVLIFTPALKMFLHTPPPSP; encoded by the exons ATGACCACTAATGTGTGGCTATGGGAG GAATGGGTGGATTATAAACTACGTTGGAACCCTGAGCATTATGGTGGCATCACCTCTATCCGAGTCCCATCTGAGAGCATCTGGCTCCCTGACATTGTTTTATATGAGAA TGCTGATGGACGTTTTGAAGGCTCACTTATGACCAAGGCCATAGTGAAGTATAATGGCATGATCACTTGGACACCTCCTGCCAGCTACAAGTCAGCCTGCACCAtggatgtgactttctttccatTTGATCGGCAGAACTGCTCGATGAAGTTTGGCTCCTGGACGTATGATGGAAACATGGTTGACCTTGTCCTGGTCAACCAGCAGGTGGACCGAAGCGACTTCTTTGATAACGGCGAATGGGAGATTCTCAGTGCCACAGGTGTCAAAGGCAGCCGACGAGATGTCCACCTGTCCTACCCCTACATCACATATTCGTTCATCCTGAAACGACTCCCTCTCTTCTACACACTGTTTCTTATTATTCCTTGCCTGGGCTTGTCCTTCCTCACAGTGCTGGTCTTCTACCTTCCCTCTGATGAAGGAGAGAAAGTGTCTCTCTCCACCTCTGTCCTGGTGTCACTCACTGTCTTCCTCCTGGTCATCGAAGAGATCATCCCTTCTTCCTCAAAGGTCATTCCGCTGATTGGGGAGTACCTGCTGTTTATCATGATCTTTGTCACTTTGTCCATCATTGTGACAGTTTTTGTAATAAATGTCCACCACCGCTCCTCCTCCACTTACCACCCTATGTCTCCATGGGTGCGTTCACTGTTCCTCCAGCGGCTGCCTCATTTCCTCTGCATGAGGGGGAACACTGAACGCTACCACTACCCAGAGATGGAGCCCCACAGCCCTGACCTCAAGCCCCGCAAAAAGAAAGAGTCTGGCCCTGAGGGAGATGGTCAAGCTCTGATCAATATGCTGGAGCAAGCCACCAACTCTGTTCGCTACATCTCACAGCACATTAAGAAGGAGCATTTCATTAGAGAG GTCGTACAGGACTGGAAGTTTGTGGCGCAGGTGCTGGACAGGATCTTTCTCTGGGCATTCCTCACTGTGTCTGTACTGGGCACCGTCCTCATCTTCACACCTGCCCTGAAGATGTTCCTGCACACCCCCCCTCCTTCCCCATGA
- the itga6l gene encoding integrin alpha-6: protein MLSKQWGLIMTVWVISIVQPPLVSPFNLDTQNVMKKRGEANTLFGFSMAMHHQLEPAEELVLLIGAPHAKALPVQKANISGGLYRCKFTTQPDDCERIAVGIEARPKERDREDHRENQWLGVRVKSQGPGGKVVTCAHRYQDWSFGNQLVLGKCFVLNQDLKVEDTRVFCKNRPAEKHMFGYCQQGLSVAFAKDNNYLVFGAPGAYDWKGTVHMEPVDDFSLEDYETGDQNQFREDLIPLGISSYLGFALDTSMNFMKKGELNVVAGAPRSNLSGEVVLLRQDERAAARSLRIEHILQGPGLASSFGYDLAVLDLNADGWDDLVVGAPQFSKTDMDKDIGGAVYVYINQAGGQQWNRIEPVCLYGKRDSMFGIAVAHTGDINQDGFQDFAVGSPYDDKGRGGVYVYHGSSSGFHQKPEQVLHAGDHDIKLFGYSLAGNMDVDSNGYPDLAVGSLSDTVLVYRAKPVVSIEKTLTLMPNKIELKNHDCRKQTCLIEAQSCFTYTAQPAAYNPKLRIQYQLKADTVHRVRGLPSRVVFVKSESAQGFHDLPGQGKRQCVQTQLRLLGDIQDKLTNIAISLSVSLPPNSPKQSVRTFPDLEPVLNALQENTTTAEFIFMNAGCGRDNICKSNLQLQYKFCTKDPQQDKCYPLNVENGVPLISPGDENVALEVTVTNKGGDDAHHSQLSVQFPEFLPLSSVVLKKNSTQETQVHCNPNDIKTSADCQLENPFKSDSEVSFFLILNTDKLSMKVTRANVTMSLKTISDQSDATIVAEAKIIFEMQLQVSGVAKPSQLFFGVEVTEEKAMKSEDDIGSLVQYEFRISNIGRPLKSFTSAILNIQWPKATKEGKRLLYLMQVTGQGQRIIHCTPSDAINSLRYIKVSSRGRREIQRESDLEGLSSDGGFLSFFGNKRKYKTLTCADDLTCVEIKCPLQAVDSTAVIVLHGRLWNSTFLEKYSSLNYLDIVLDASLSLNGTQENIGIQPSETKVRLTVFPERKPALFSRVPWWVILLSVLTALLLLALLSYLFWKLECFKCGMCAKKKNVY from the exons ATGTTGTCAAAGCAGTGGGGACTCATCATGACCGTGTGGGTCATCAGCATCGTTCAGCCACCGCTGGTTTCTCCATTTAACCTGGATACCCAGAATGTGATGAAGAAACGTGGAGAGGCAAACACTCTGTTTGGGTTTTCCATGGCCATGCATCACCAGCTCGAGCCTGCTGAGGAGCTTGT CTTGCTGATTGGAGCCCCTCATGCAAAAGCATTACCTGTTCAAAAGGCCAATATATCTGGGGGTCTATACCGATGTAAATTCACCACACAACCTGATGATTGTGAACGCATAGCTGTTGGCATAGAAG CTCGTCCcaaggagagagacagagaagacCACAGAGAAAACCAATGGTTGGGTGTCCGTGTGAAAAGTCAGGGACCAGGCGGCAAAGTAGTG ACTTGTGCCCATAGGTATCAGGATTGGAGTTTTGGCAATCAGCTGGTATTGGGCAAGTGTTTTGTTCTAAATCAGGACCTTAAAGTGGAGGATACAAGGGTATTTTGTAAAAATCGACCAGCAGAAAAGCACATGTTTGGGTACTGTCAACAGGGTCTCTCAGTAGCATTTGCCAAAGACAACAATTACCTTGTTTTTGGAGCTCCAGGAGCTTATGACTGGAAAG GCACAGTGCACATGGAGCCTGTTGATGACTTCTCTCTAGAGGACTATGAAACGGGAGATCAGAATCAGTTTCGAGAAGACCTTATTCCTCTAGGCATCAGCAGCTATTTAG GCTTTGCTCTAGATACTAGTATGAACTTTATGAAGAAGGGAGAGCTGAATGTAGTGGCTGGGGCTCCACGCTCAAACCTCAGTGGTGAGGTTGTTCTGCTAAGGCAGGATGAAAGAGCAGCGGCAAGAAGCTTGCGAATAGAACATATTCTTCAAGGCCCAGGCTTGGCCTCCTCTTTTGGCTATGACCTCGCTGTGCTTGACTTAAACGCAGATGG GTGGGATGACCTTGTTGTGGGTGCACCACAGTTCTCCAAAACTGACATGGACAAAGATATAGGAGGGGCTGtgtatgtttacatcaaccaagCAGGTGGACAACAGTGGAACCGAATCGAGCCAGTGTGTCTCTATGGGAAAAGAGACTCCATGTTTGGAATAGCAGTGGCACATACCGGAGATATCAATCAGGATGGATTCCAAG ATTTTGCGGTGGGCTCTCCCTATGATGATAAGGGAAGAGGTGGAGTGTATGTGTACCATGGTTCATCTTCAGGCTTCCATCAAAAACCAGAGCAG GTTTTACATGCTGGGGACCATGATATTAAACTGTTTGGCTATTCCTTGGCTGGGAACATGGATGTGGACAGCAATGGTTATCCAGACCTTGCTGTTGGTTCACTTTCAGATACTGTGCTAGTTTACAG aGCTAAGCCAGTGGTAAGCATAGAAAAGACCTTAACACTAATGcctaataaaattgaattgaagaaTCACGACTGCAGGAAACAAACATG CTTAATTGAAGCTCAGTCCTGCTTCACTTACACTGCCCAACCAGCGGCATACAATCCCAAACTAA GGATCCAGTACCAACTAAAGGCCGATACAGTGCACAGAGTAAGAGGTCTTCCTTCACGAGTAGTCTTTGTGAAATCTGAATCCGCACAGGGATTCCATGATCTCCCAGGCCAGGGCAAGAGACAGTGTGTCCAGACTCAGCTCAGACTACTG GGAGATATCCAGGACAAACTGACAAACATTGCCATCAgtctgtctgtttctttgccaccCAACAGTCCTAAACAGTCAGTCAGAACCTTTCCTGACTTAGAGCCTGTTCTCAACGCTCTGCAAGAAAACACAACTACAGCAGAG TTCATCTTTATGAATGCTGGCTGTGGACGTGACAACATCTGCAAGAGTAACCTGCAGCTCCAGTATAAATTCTGCACCAAAGACCCACAACAAGACAAGTGCTACCCACTAAACGT GGAAAATGGTGTGCCTCTCATCTCTCCCGGGGATGAGAATGTTGCCCTGGAGGTCACTGTAACCAACAAAGGCGGAGATGATGCACATCATAGTCAACTCTCTGTGCAGTTTCCAGAATTTCTGCCCTTATCATCAGTTGTGCTGAAGAAGAACAGT ACGCAGGAAACACAGGTGCATTGCAACCCCAATGATATCAAAACATCGGCTGATTGCCAACTTGAAAATCCTTTTAAAAGTGACTCAGAG GTGTCATTCTTTCTGATACTAAACACAGACAAGCTTTCCATGAAAGTTACACGTGCTAATGTGACTATGTCTCTTAAAAC GATCAGTGATCAGAGTGATGCAACAATTGTTGCAGAAGCAAAAATTATCTTTGAAATGCAActgcaagtctctgg TGTTGCTAAACCTTCCCAACTGTTTTTTGGAGTAGAAGTGACTGAGGAGAAAGCTATGAAATCAGAGGACGATATTGGCTCTTTGGTCCAGTATGAGTTCAGG ATTAGTAACATTGGTCGGCCTCTGAAGTCCTTCACTTCTGCTATCCTGAACATCCAGTGGCCAAAAGCAACCAAGGAAGGGAAAAGGCTCCTGTACCTCATGCAGGTCACTGGTCAAGGACAAAGGATTATTCACTGCACACCTTCAGATGCGATCAACTCACTCCGATATATCAAA GTGTCGTCCAGAGGACGGCGTGAAATACAGCGTGAATCAGATCTGGAGGGTCTTAGCTCTGATGgtggatttctttctttttttggaaacAAAAGAAAGTACAAGACCTTG ACGTGTGCTGATGACTTAACATGTGTGGAGATCAAGTGCCCTCTTCAGGCAGTGGACAGTACTGCAGTTATTGTTCTACATGGCCGTTTATGGAACAGTACTTTTCTtgag AAGTATAGCTCATTGAACTATCTGGATATTGTACTGGATGCGTCTCTGAGCCTTAATGGGACTCAGGAGAATATTGGGATCCAGCCATCGGAAACTAAG GTGAGACTAACGGTTTTTCCTGAGAGGAAGCCTGCTTTGTTCAGCCGAGTCCCATGGTGGGTCATTCTACTCAGTGTACTGACTGCTCTGCTCTTACTAGCTTTGCTCTCCTACCTTTTCTGGAAG CTTGAATGCTTCAAGTGTGGAATGTGTGCTAAAAAGAAGAATGTATATTAA